The genomic region CGCTGGATTATTACCGGGAATTTAAAAAGCAAAACACCGCAGACAATCCGCATTTGAAGCGCCCGCTGAGGATTGGCATTAGCTTTGCGTATGGTACGGATAATAACGACCGGATGCTTGAAAATAATGATGGCCTGCGGGAAGCCATGAGTGATTATTCAGCCATGTTTGGTGGCCATTTTGACGATACGAATGTTAGTGAGTACGTCAGTGACCTTACATCGCGTTTGAATCGGACGGCCAGCGATGGCCAGTATTTAGATTTGGTGATTGTGGTTAACCAGTTCTTAACCGGGTTTGATGCCCCTCAGCTAAATACGTTATACGTTGATCGGAGCTTACAAGGGGCCCCATTAATCCAGGCTTATTCGCGGACTAACCGGATTGAAAACAACGAAACCAAGAGTTTCGGCCAGGTGGTGAATTACCGCTGGCCGGAATTATCGCGCCATCGAATGAACCTAGCGCTGCAGCTGTATGCCAACCCTGAGAATGCTGCTGTGCAAACTGATTTGGAAATTGATGACCAGCTCCAGGATGATGCCATCCTGGCTCCTGATTTTAAGTTTATCCTGGCAGACGCCCGTGATGACTTGGCGCAATTGCGGGACCTAACCATGGACTTTACGGACCTGCCCCAAAGTGAAAGCCAGCAGGAAGTGATGTACGAGGTGCTAAAGCGGTATAACCGCTTGGTTAACCAGCTCAAGCAAAGTTCTGAATATAGTTATGAAGATCCTGATCATCTGTTAGAGTTGCTGGGCATTACTGTTGAACAGGAACAACGTTTAACGGGTGGTTTGACCAATGAGTTAAAGCAGCGGGTTGCCAAAACGCGGGAGATTGACTACCAAGAGTTAGAGCTTTCGATGAGCCACATTGCCGAAGTGAAGGTTAATTATGACTATTTGTCGGAATTAATTGCTAGATTGGCTAACCAAATGCATGATAAGGATGCTGCTGGGGCAGATGAGACCAATAATGATATTGACCGACAGACCAAGCAGATGGACGATTTCCGTTATGCCAACCAAATTAAACGTTTGGCAGATAGCCTACTGAACGGTGAATATAAGCCCGCCGATTATCCAGTTAAGGTTGAGCATGTCGAGGATATGTTGCAGGACAATGATAGCCAAACTAAACTCATGGAAATTAATAAGTTTTTGGAGAAGTGGGGCTTAGACTTCAATCCCAGTCAAGTTGAGGAAATTATTCGTGGTCATGTTAAAGGAGCTGACGACCTGAATCAGACCGGTGGACTACAGATGTTGCAAAATAAAGGTTTTAAGGAATTTAAAAGTAGGACCACTGATCCTGAGGTTAAGTCATTAGGTCCGATCAAATATCGGACCGTAATGGGTACTGCCTTTAAAAAGTTAGCAGATCGAATTGTATCTGAGTATTAGGAGTTAATGATGGCAGAAAATACGGCACAGGACATTACCAAACAGCTATGGGATATGGCTAACGAATTACGGGGGACCATGGACGCCAGTGAATTTCGGAATTATATTCTGGGTTTCATGTTTTACCGTTATTTATCTGAACATCAAGAAAAATATTTAAGCGACTCCCAAATTGTAGTACCCACTGGTGAGCAAAGCTTCAACAATGCTTATGCACAAGCAGCTAATGGCAAAGATCTTCCAGATTATTTGGAAGATATTGCCAGTCACTTGGGTTATGCAATCGAGCCAGATTTTACGTGGGCTAGTGTTGTCGAAAAAGTACACACCGGCACTATTAAACCCTCTGATTATAGAGAGATGTTTGAACGGTTTAATAAAAATGCTCAAATTAACCCTAATGCGACAGCTGATTTTCGTGGGATATTCGCCGATATGAATCTTGGAAATAGTCGGTTAGGTGCTAGTACCAGCGATCGGAGCCGTAATCTCGGACGGGTAGTTGAGATGATTGATAAATTCAACTACAAGGACGAGAGTGGACACGACATATTAGGGGATGTTTATGAATATTTGATTGCCGAGTTTGCCGGTAATTCGGGCAAAAAAGCCGGTGAGTTCTACACACCACATCCAGTGTCTAAAGTTTTGGCAAAGTTGGTCACTTACAAGGCATCCCACGAAGGAAAGTTTAGCGTTTATGATCCTACAATGGGTTCTGGCTCCCTTCTACTAACTGTTCGTGACGAATTAGTGGATGGCTATAAGATGGGCCGCGTTCAATTTTTTGGACAAGAGTGGAATACAACCACCTTTAACCTTGCTCGCATGAATTTGATGATGCACGGGGTTGAATATCAAAATATGACTTTGCGCAATGCAAACACATTGGAAGATGATTGGCCCTCTGACGATGTTAACGGCATTATGCATCCAAGAATGTTCGATGCGGTAGTTGCTAATCCTCCATACTCCGCTAAATGGGAGAATGACTCTGATAAGTTAAAAGACCCACGTTTTAAGGATTATGGAAAGCTACCGCCGAAAAACACAGCTGATTACGCTTTTGTACTACACAGTTTGTACCACCTAAATAATCATGGGACGATGGCCATTGTTTTACCTGGAGGAGTTCTTTTCCGTTCGACCGGTGGTGAGGGTGTTATTCGGAAAAATTTGATTCAAAAGAATAAAATTGACGCCGTGATTGCACTTCCAGGTAGGATGTTCTATTCGACTGACATCGAGACTGTGGTTGTTGTGTTTAAGAAAAATCGCGAGAATAAAGATATCTTATTTGTTGATGCTTCTAAGGATTTCGAAAAAAATGGAAATCGTAATCAATTGACCGATAAGAATATCGACAAAATATTGGGAGCCTATGTTAGTCGCAGTGACATTGGCAAGTATGCTCACTTAGCAAGTTATGATGAGATTGAGGACAATGACTTTAACTTAAGCGTTTCACGTTATGTTGATACTTTTGAGGAAGAACCACCTGTCGATGCAGTTCAACTTCTGCAAGATATGAAACAACTTGAAGGTGAGGAACATAAACTTAGGACAGAGATTACAGATGAAATGCGCCAACTTGTGGGCATAGATTCTGAAAGTAAAGATTACCTTGATATTTTAAAACAGGTGCTCAAATGAGTGGAGAAAAACTAGTTCCAGAAATACGCTTTTCTGATTTTTCAGGTTCGTGGACCAGGGTGAAGTTGGTCGACGTTGTAAAGCTTTTAAATGGGCGTGCTTATAAGAGAAGTGAGCTTCTTGATAAGGGGAAATACCCAGTTCTTCGGGTTGGAAATTTTTATACAAACGAAAAATGGTTTTATTCAAATTTGGAGTTAACACCGGATAAATATGTTAATCATGGTGATCTCTTGTATACTTGGTCAGCAACCTTTGGACCTCATATATGGGCAGGTGATAAGGCAATTTTTCATTACCATATATGGAAAATAATCTTAAGTGATAAAGTTAAACGTGATTTTTTATTTCAGTTATTAATTTTTGACAAAAATAATCTCCTTGCAAATTTAAATGGTTCTACCATGCTTCATTTAACTAAAAAAGGAATGGAACAAAAATTAATCACTATTCCTTTCTCGTTGGAGCAAGAAAAGATTGGGAGGCTGTTTCAATACTACGATGATCTAATTATGGTGGAGCAGCACAAGGGAAAGCATTTACTACAATTAAAGCGTGCCTTATTACAGAAATTATTTCCGGCTGACAACGCTATCACACCCAGTATTCGTTTTGCTGGATTTGCAGATGATTGGAAGATCAATAAGCTGGGAGAAGTTGCGGAAATAATTTCAGGGGGAGATATAGACAAACAAAAAATTAAAACAAGCGGACGGTATCCAGTTATTGCAAATGGACTAAATGGTGAGGGAATTATTGGTTATTACAACGATTTTAGAATCATGGCTCCTTCTGTAACTGTGACAGCTCGAGGAGATATTGGACATGCGCGAGCTCGGTTTGTTAATTTTACGCCAGTTGTGCGGTTGCTAAGTGTCTCTAGTCGAAAATTTGACAATGTTTTTTTAGAAAATGCTATAAATCGTATTCACTTTGGATTTAGTGCAACAGGAGTCCCACAGTTGACAGTTCCGGATTTGAGTGTGAAAAAAGTTGTGTACCCTAGTCTAGAAGAACAAAAGAAAATAGGTTTATTATTAACAAAAGTCGATGAATTAATTTTAAACAATTCAAAAAAGAAAGATGCTCTAAATGAACTAAAAAGAGCGTTGATGCAAAAGATGTTTGTCTGAACACAGAGAATTGTTTGGGAGTTTTCAATTATTCATACGAGGTATAAAACTTGGACGAAAGCATCACAGATTTCAACATGGACGGAGAATTTGAGTGTGACATGTTTGTCTCACTGATTGACTTTCCTGATAGAAGCGACCCCGGCTCAGTCGATGGCACCGCAGCTAAATTTTCGTACAAGAATGGTGTTGCAAAATTAATTTTATCCGGAGCAAGTGTGGGTGATATTGGCTTTGATGTGCCATTGATTCCTTCCGGTAAAGAGCGACATCTTTCAGGTTCCTATGATGGCAATGTGCATTTGTTATATGGACTAGCTTGGAATCGCAAGAAGACTTATATTGCCTTTGATCGATGGCACGTTGAGGGGGGACTGGAGTTTAATCACGAGCCAGTACGAACTGAGATTAGAGTTGACACTTTTCGAATCTTAAGTTCAAAAGTTACAGATGGGAATTATATTTCTGCCAGTGCATCTTATGAAGGACTGGAAAAATTTATTGGTTATAGACCATTTTCCTTTCAGAAGGGTTCCGTAGAACTAATAAACTCAGGTGGTACTGGCGACTATCAATCGAACGAGTATAACATCATGTTCGGCAATGTTTCGTATCAGATGCAATTTAGATATGACGTAATTCCTGTCTCCAAGAGCCTGTCAATTTCCCGGGTTGCTAAACCGATAATAAGATTAGCTCCTAATGCAAACGTTAATGGGGACCAGATTGACGGTGTCTTAAGAAGCATTGAAGATTTTCTCCTAATTCTCATGGACTCGAAGAGCCTATATAGGCAGATGGTGATTGGTGACTCTGCTCTTATTCAGCCCTCATTATCAACGGAGAACGGTAAGCAAAATATTTTTGTTGGTTATCAACGACAGGAGTATGAGGAATACACCATGGGTAGGCAACCTTCGATCACTTTTAGAGACATTGAAAGTGACTTCCAGCCGATTTTATCAGCCTGGTTTGGAAACCGAAAATTAATGAATTTTGTCAGACCTTATTTGGTTCTTTATAAGAATAAAATGACGCCAGAGGCGACATTTATCTCAATGTTGTCAGCAATTGAAATTTACTATCAAGATGTTAAATATGTCAATTTACCGAGATATATCCGAAAAGTTGGAGGTGGTGGGGGAAAACAAAACCCTGGGCGTAAGTCTGCGGGTAAGCATAAAGGGGCAAACGCAGTACAGAAAACAATGTTACTTATTGAAAATTTGCCTTCGAGTGTAAAGCGATTATTGTTCGGGGGAGATGGACAAGAAGTAGATCAGAGGCATGTATCTGATTTTGCCAAAATGCTGAATAAGAATAGAAATCATTTTGTGCATGGTAAAAATGGACAAGGTGTGGTCAAACGTGATGAGTACATTGTCCAGATACTTGAAGTGTTGGTCTTCATTTGTTTGATTTTCACTTGGAAAGAACTAGGAGTTGATGAAAAGATTATTTCCAAATACATTGAAAGGGATTTTTCTGAGATTGTAATCAGAAAAGAACGTATCGAAGACCTTATTAACCCGTTGAATGATGAGAAACAATAAAGGCAGCCAACTTAGTTGGCTGCCTTTTCATTAGGAGTCTTTTCTGTTTGGTTCTCTTGTAATTCCCAGTCAATACGTTTAATTACAATACGTTTCATCATTTGTAGTCTAGTTAGAAGATTTTTTCCGTGATCTTGATTATCAAGAGTATCACCATACCGGTCAATTAGTTTAACCACTGCTTCAACTTGTTGCTGCGCCAGAACGTTTTCATCAATGGGTTGCCCGTCACTGCCCTTGAAAACTCTGAAATAGAAGTAAAGTTTTAAAGAATCGTCGTTGTAAAGGTCAAAATAGTCAAACATTTGTTGGAAGTAGCTATAATCGGCTTCGCCAAGAGAATGTCCAAAAAATTTAATAATCTTTATATCATTACTAAAAACATCTGAGCCCTGTTGCATATAATTTTGGCGAGAGTCCGCTGCGGCGTAGAGTGTCCTGTATGTTTTAGTGAAAACATAGTTAGTATCGTTTGGATTAATGTCCTTGTTGTCGATGCCAAAAATTATGTGCGAAGTATCGTGTGTGGTTTGTTTGTTGGGATCAAAGAACCCATGAACGTTAAGAGATTTTTCTGGGCCTTCGTCCAGTGGTTGGTAGTCAGTTGCCCTTTCCGGATAGGATCCCCATAATTTTTGATTGTATAGGTTTGTGAAATTGAAATTAAGAATGTTGTACTGCTCTGGGGTCTCTAATGATTCAGCATCGCTCTGCACTAATATGTTTAACAGGTCTTCAGTAGGATTGACAAAGGGGCTTATATGGGTCTGTGGACTTTCCTTTGTGACAGGTATTTTCGTTGCGCCGTCTGACATCTCTAGGATGGTTTTCAAGTAATTTTCGAAGTTATTTTCGAGTTCGTTTAGGGAAGAGTACAACCAATTAGTCAGGTGCTGCTTTAAGTTTCTGAAATCTGGTTCATGATTCAGTTGATACTTGTATGTCAAGAGGAACACTGCCATTCTTTGTTTTATAGGCTGGTCGACTTTTTCACCATTCGCTTTAAGCATTATGGTGTCTGAAATTTGATTTAGTTCGTTTTGTGCAGATGTTATTCCCATGCGGTCGATAACGTGAGAGTCATATTGGTTCAGTGCTTTTATAGAGCTAAAAGTTGAACGCATCTTATCGATTAAGTCATTTTGTAAATAACGGTGCATAACTGCTTCAATGTTAGACCATTCATTGGATGAATTTGTTTGACCTCCCTCTTCCATAAATCTTTCAATAATTAAGAGCCAGTACCAAGGGTTAATCTTGTTTATGTAGTGATGGGTGTCGTGCTGACACAGAAGTTCCTTAAAATCTGTCGGGGACTGGGCTAGTGTCATTAGTATAGAGTGAATGCTTGTATCTAATTCTTCCTCGGCAGAGTTTGCTCCCAATTTTTTCATTTGAAAATTAAAAAAGTCCGTATATCTAGTTCTGAGACCAACAGATAAATCAAATCCATTTCCCAATAAGATTAATTGTTCCGCCATTGAGCACCTCCAATGTTTTCTTTCTATTATCCGGGGGAGGGGGAGGCTTGCAAGGCCAAGGTCAGACTTCACAAGGGTTTCTTTTGCATTTCTTGAACCAGTTAAAGCGTTTGTCAAACTGAAAATTTGGTTAATTTCACAAGAAATTTGGCATAATTAACCGTTCCACTGGAATTTGCAACGTAAGTTATTTATTATGACCATGAATTGGGAGGCCAGGTGATGGAAGACAAGGCAAGCACAGACGCAGAACACAAACTACTCCACGAGCTGCACAAAGCCGAAGACGATTTCGGCAACGGCATCGACCTCCAAACATTCCACACCCGACATCAAAGACACTAAAAAAGCAGCCCACCGGGCTGCTTTTCTCTCTCCTTACGCGAAGAAGTCTTTATTTTGGTGATCAACGTACTGTTTAATCGTATTACTATACCAGAACGGTACCACGACCTTACCGGTGATATGGCTGCGGCTGACATAGCCGAAGTAGCGGCCGTCGTTAGAGACCGAGCGGTGGTCACCCATGACAAAGTATTCGCCGGCGGGCACCTTGCTGGTGTTTTGGTCCTGGGTCTTCCAACCGCCAGTCGAGGCTGACAGGGTTTTCAGTGACCAGGTGGAACCAAAGGTCATCTCGGTCCCGGCGTTTTGCTCATCACTACTGATAAAGTCCTGGTTAATCTTTTTACCGTTAACGTAAATGTTACCGTCGCTGTAAGAAACGGTGTCACCGGGCACGCCAATCACACGCTTGACGTAATCCTTATTGCCCGGTTTAATCCGCGGGTCTTCGCCACGGGCATCGAAGACGACCACGTCACCGCGCTGGATTTTGGCCAGGTGGTTAACCCCGACCATCTGCTTGTCTAACAAATTCGGCTCCATCGAGGTCCCATTAATTGTGACAATTCCAAACACGAAGTTTAAGAATAGCCACATCGCTGCCAGGATGAAGGCCATCCAGGCAAAGGTCGGCCCCCACTCGCGGAGAAAACTCTTTTTTTCCATTATTAATCAGCTCCATCATTAAGATATGCCCATTATAGTCCAAATTACTCCCTAGCACAGACAGGATTTGCAAGCCATGGTACTATTAACCTTATGAAAAACAAAGTTTACGCCTTCATCTCGCGCTTTTATGACATGGCCATCTCCTTCTTCATGTTGGTATTTGGTGTGATTGTCCTGGCCTTTTTTGCCCTCAATCTCTATGAGCTCTTCTTGGATCTCTTCACCTACCAGCAGCATGTGAAATTTAACAGCGTCACCGAAACGGTCCTGTCGGCCTTTTTGTGCTTTGAGTTTGCGGTCATTATCAAGGAGTACTTTGACCGCCACAGTCAGATTAGTTTCGAGAACTACCTTTACATCGCCATTACCGCCATTATCCGCTCAGTATTAGTCAACCATACCAATGCGATTAAGACCCTGCTGCTCTGTGTGGCAATTCTGGTACTGGTAGCGGGCATCATTGTCTATAAGCGCTTCTATGGCAAGCATGAGGGGATGCACAGTTAACCCTAATATTTGGCATAATTGGTCAGAAGCGTCAGCCAAAATTCTTCAATAAAATTTAAAAATTTTTTCAACTTTAAGCATCACTTCACAAGCCTACCCCTTAGAGAAACCAGGTAACTTATCGGTTGATAAACAAAATTGCGCACTATCTTCACATAGTGCGCTTTTTCTTTGCACTCAACTGCCCGAGTGCAAAAATTAAAAAAATCACAAGGACATATTACAGCCTTTGTAATATTATACGATTTTCATTAAAAAGTATTATATGGTCAAGGACTGTTCTTGTAAGGGTTCTGGCCCCTTTATTGCAATAATGTTACATAGTCATTACAATTGGTGAAGTATCAATTGAAAATTCAGAATAGCACTGACTGGCTATCTGAAAGATTGCGAAGAGGGATCATATACATGAAAAATGAACATTTAATTAATGATGATCTGCGCGTACATTTCAAAATGTATAAATCGGGGAAGTTCTGGCTGGTTTCCGGCCTAGGTATTTTGGGTGCCGGTATCGGCGCTGGTCAAAATGCCTCAGCGGATACCACTAGCACTGACCAGACGAACACCGAGCAGACTAGTAACCAGGCGGGCACGACCAATGCCCAGACTGTGAATTTGAACCAGGACCAGGCGGAGGCGCAAGCTTCGGCCTCTTCGTCGACTTCGGTTTCCCAGTCCACGTCTACCAGTACGCTTTCTTCTACTAGTGAATCCACCAAGGCTTCACAAAGTACTAGTCAAAGCACGATCGACCAGGACCAGAGCAAGCAGTCCAAGAGTGCTTCCGAGTCAAACAGTACTTCCGTCGCTGACAGTCAGGCAGGTAAGAGCGGTTCGACCCAAAGTGGTTCTGCACAAAGCACGGGCAACCAGAGCACGTCAACCCAGTCGACTTCACAAGGTACGACGGCTGACCAGACCCAGGACGACAACGACGGTTTGTCCCTGCGGGATGGCGACGACACGACTAGCACTGGTTCGACGGATTCAACCAGTGACAGCAGTGCTGCGGCTCAGTCAACCTCAACCAGTCAGTCAATTGTTTCCAGCCAGAGCTTGGCTACCAGTCAGGCCGACTCTGAGCAGGCCGTTGTTAAGAGCCAGTTGAGCGAAAGTAAGTCAACCGCCGTTAGTCAGCGGACTTCAACTTCATTGAGTACTTCGACAGTGGTTTCTGAGAGTGTCGTTGCCTCAGCCTCTGACAGTCAGTCATCCACCGACCAAAGTCTTAGTACCAGCACTTCCGCCGTGCAGGCTTCTTTGAGTGCCTCAACTTCTGCTTCATTAAGCACGTCAACATCTGCTTCTACCTCTGCTTCAATCTCAGTCAGTCAAGCGGCAGTTACGGTTAATTCGGCCCTAGATCTCTCGGATAGCCGTGCTGCCTTTAACAGCACCACAATGAACCAGTCTCAGGCGGACAGCCTGACGGCTTCAATGTCATCGTCGACCTCAGTGTCAGTTTCAACCGCTGATCAGGTGGCAAACATTGCCAAGTACAAGGCCCAGGCGCAGGCCAACGGCACATACGCAGAAGTGTCTAACTGGAATGATTTCCAGACCGCTTATAACAATAACAACATTAGCTACATCGAATTGTCCCAGGACATTACTAACCCTGATACGGCTAGTTATAACGACCTGAACTGGCGTAATAATAGCCTGATTTTGGATGGTAATAACCACACCCTGAACCTGGGTATCAGTGCTTTGCGGACCGGGG from Leuconostocaceae bacterium ESL0723 harbors:
- a CDS encoding type I restriction-modification system subunit M; its protein translation is MMAENTAQDITKQLWDMANELRGTMDASEFRNYILGFMFYRYLSEHQEKYLSDSQIVVPTGEQSFNNAYAQAANGKDLPDYLEDIASHLGYAIEPDFTWASVVEKVHTGTIKPSDYREMFERFNKNAQINPNATADFRGIFADMNLGNSRLGASTSDRSRNLGRVVEMIDKFNYKDESGHDILGDVYEYLIAEFAGNSGKKAGEFYTPHPVSKVLAKLVTYKASHEGKFSVYDPTMGSGSLLLTVRDELVDGYKMGRVQFFGQEWNTTTFNLARMNLMMHGVEYQNMTLRNANTLEDDWPSDDVNGIMHPRMFDAVVANPPYSAKWENDSDKLKDPRFKDYGKLPPKNTADYAFVLHSLYHLNNHGTMAIVLPGGVLFRSTGGEGVIRKNLIQKNKIDAVIALPGRMFYSTDIETVVVVFKKNRENKDILFVDASKDFEKNGNRNQLTDKNIDKILGAYVSRSDIGKYAHLASYDEIEDNDFNLSVSRYVDTFEEEPPVDAVQLLQDMKQLEGEEHKLRTEITDEMRQLVGIDSESKDYLDILKQVLK
- a CDS encoding restriction endonuclease subunit S; the protein is MSGEKLVPEIRFSDFSGSWTRVKLVDVVKLLNGRAYKRSELLDKGKYPVLRVGNFYTNEKWFYSNLELTPDKYVNHGDLLYTWSATFGPHIWAGDKAIFHYHIWKIILSDKVKRDFLFQLLIFDKNNLLANLNGSTMLHLTKKGMEQKLITIPFSLEQEKIGRLFQYYDDLIMVEQHKGKHLLQLKRALLQKLFPADNAITPSIRFAGFADDWKINKLGEVAEIISGGDIDKQKIKTSGRYPVIANGLNGEGIIGYYNDFRIMAPSVTVTARGDIGHARARFVNFTPVVRLLSVSSRKFDNVFLENAINRIHFGFSATGVPQLTVPDLSVKKVVYPSLEEQKKIGLLLTKVDELILNNSKKKDALNELKRALMQKMFV
- a CDS encoding AbiH family protein — protein: MAEQLILLGNGFDLSVGLRTRYTDFFNFQMKKLGANSAEEELDTSIHSILMTLAQSPTDFKELLCQHDTHHYINKINPWYWLLIIERFMEEGGQTNSSNEWSNIEAVMHRYLQNDLIDKMRSTFSSIKALNQYDSHVIDRMGITSAQNELNQISDTIMLKANGEKVDQPIKQRMAVFLLTYKYQLNHEPDFRNLKQHLTNWLYSSLNELENNFENYLKTILEMSDGATKIPVTKESPQTHISPFVNPTEDLLNILVQSDAESLETPEQYNILNFNFTNLYNQKLWGSYPERATDYQPLDEGPEKSLNVHGFFDPNKQTTHDTSHIIFGIDNKDINPNDTNYVFTKTYRTLYAAADSRQNYMQQGSDVFSNDIKIIKFFGHSLGEADYSYFQQMFDYFDLYNDDSLKLYFYFRVFKGSDGQPIDENVLAQQQVEAVVKLIDRYGDTLDNQDHGKNLLTRLQMMKRIVIKRIDWELQENQTEKTPNEKAAN
- the lepB gene encoding signal peptidase I, whose amino-acid sequence is MEKKSFLREWGPTFAWMAFILAAMWLFLNFVFGIVTINGTSMEPNLLDKQMVGVNHLAKIQRGDVVVFDARGEDPRIKPGNKDYVKRVIGVPGDTVSYSDGNIYVNGKKINQDFISSDEQNAGTEMTFGSTWSLKTLSASTGGWKTQDQNTSKVPAGEYFVMGDHRSVSNDGRYFGYVSRSHITGKVVVPFWYSNTIKQYVDHQNKDFFA
- a CDS encoding phosphate-starvation-inducible PsiE family protein produces the protein MKNKVYAFISRFYDMAISFFMLVFGVIVLAFFALNLYELFLDLFTYQQHVKFNSVTETVLSAFLCFEFAVIIKEYFDRHSQISFENYLYIAITAIIRSVLVNHTNAIKTLLLCVAILVLVAGIIVYKRFYGKHEGMHS